The Leptospira stimsonii genome includes the window TTCCTTTTTAGCGTATCCTCTCTTTTTTCTGACTTTGATCTTCCTTTTCCGAACGGGAGCACAAAGAGGAAACCGGTTCGATTGGCGAAGGAGTTATCTGAACCTGAAGTCGGAACTCAAAGGTCTTCGGTAAGGAAAGGACAAGAATCCAAACAGTCAGACGAGGAAATTTTTCCAAAAAAAGAAACTACGAGAAAACAAATTTCCCCCATTGAACCTATACTTGAAATTAAGTCCAAGGTTGTAACTACGCAAAACAAAGGTGATGCTCCTAAACAGGAAGGAAATGGGATATCAAACTTTGCAGATCAGAAGGTGCCGGAATTCTCTAGAGGGATCTATATTTCTCAGAGAACTTTAAAAAAAGTGAAAGCATTTGAAGAGCTTCGTCGGAGAAGCAAAATGCATGGAATCAATTTCCTTGTGATTGATGTCCAACCTACAGCACCTTCTAAGGAAACTTTGGATTCATTATTCGCAGAAGGTTTTTACCCAGTTGCACGCGTTGTCAATTTTGACGGCGGCCTTCCGACCGAAAACCCGTCGGACCAAAAGATAAAATCGATCCATCGGTCGATTAGAGCCGCTTGCCAATCGGGGTTTCCTGAAATTCAATTAGATTACATTCGCTATGCCGACAATTTGCAACTCAAGTTATCGTATGAAGCTCGTTACAAAAATATTTCAGGAATTATTAAGAATATTCGAAATGAAACCCTGAAATGTGAAAATCTTCCTTATATCGGAGCAGATATTTTTGGTCGGATCCCTTTTAATCAGAACGATTCAATCGGTCAGAAAGTGGAAGTATTTGCCCAAGTAGTGGATGTTCTCTATCCAATGTTATATCCTTCTCACTTTTATGGAATGCCTGCTCGGATTAAAGATCCTTATCAAACAGTGTATGACGGAACTCATCTTACCTTAAAAAGATCCTTGAAAACAACGAGAGTCATTCCTTATATCCAAGGATTCAACATGTCCGTTGCCAAGTCCGGACTTTCTTTGTCCGATTATATAAAAGCTCAAGTTAAAGCTACGTACGATAGTGGTGCTCATGGTTTTGTGGTATGGAATGCCTGGAACGAATACGATGCTACATTCCAGGCCCTAAAGGACTATGATCGAGAGGTTAAAAAGGGAGAGAATTAGAGTCCTTTAAACTCTGGTTTTCTTTTTTGTTCAATCGCTTTGATCGTTTCTTTGAAATCAGCGGAAATAAAGTTTCTCGCCTGAGATTCCGCTTCCTTTTTGAGAGCGGCTTCCAATTTCTCACGGTCGTAAGTATTTTTCTTCAGTTCGCTCAGGGCGAGGGGGGCACTTTCTGAGAGGGCGATTGCAATTTCTGTGGCTCTTCCTAAGACTTCTTTCTGAGGAACTGAGTCATTGCAGAGGCCTGTCCGGAACGCATCATCTCCATTTAAAGTTTCAGCAAGAAATAGAAGACGATTGGCCACATGAGTTCCAAAAAGCTCTTTCACAATATAACTTGAACCCATTCCAGGATGAATTCCTAACTTTACAAAGTTAAACTGATATTTTCCTTCGTTCGCGAATACTCGAATGTCGCAGGCAAAAGCGAGAGAAAGTCCAGCCCCTATCGCATGACCATTCGCGGCGCAAATAACGGGGATATCCAATCTTCTTACCGAAAGAAAGAGATTGTAGAATTCAAACATTGTTTTTTTGTTCGTCTCGAAATCTTTCGTAGAAAATGATTTCAGGAGTTCAAAATTTCCCCCAGCGGAGAAAATTCCATTCTTCCCGGTGAGAATGACGGCCCTTGGTTTCGATTTTTCAGGAGAATCCAATAAAGTCTCGATGGTTTTCTTAAATTCAAGGCCCATTTCTCGGGTCATGGAATTCCGACTTTCCGGATTATTTAAGCTTAAAGTCAGGATCTTGTTTCCTGAACCCAGATCGATAGTGTCTTGATCGATTAATCCCATTAAACTGCTTTTCTCTCCAACTCAAAGCTTTCATACCAAATTCGATCGGATACGGTCAACGGTTTTTCGCCAATTCCCATCTGGACAAAGTATTCAAGGAGAGTATCGAGATGAATCGCTTCCTCATCCTCTAACGTCCAAAAAGTAGAATCGATTGATTTCGAGATCAGTGCTTGTCCTCTTATTGAATCCTGAAAATACTCCGGTTTTCCCGAAAAAATCAAATGAGCCGAGATAAGGTCGAAACGAATTGTTTCGATGATTTTCTTAAACTGGGGTTCCGACTTTTCGAAGTATCTCGAAGCAATCTCTGTTTGAAAATAGTCGCCCCAGGTCAAAATATCAGGTTCCACTCCGGTTCGTTCTCGAATTTCTGCGACCTTCTCGTCCTCGATAAAAGGAGTCATCGCAAATC containing:
- a CDS encoding putative glycoside hydrolase, which produces MNQQIVSFLIIFLFSVSSLFSDFDLPFPNGSTKRKPVRLAKELSEPEVGTQRSSVRKGQESKQSDEEIFPKKETTRKQISPIEPILEIKSKVVTTQNKGDAPKQEGNGISNFADQKVPEFSRGIYISQRTLKKVKAFEELRRRSKMHGINFLVIDVQPTAPSKETLDSLFAEGFYPVARVVNFDGGLPTENPSDQKIKSIHRSIRAACQSGFPEIQLDYIRYADNLQLKLSYEARYKNISGIIKNIRNETLKCENLPYIGADIFGRIPFNQNDSIGQKVEVFAQVVDVLYPMLYPSHFYGMPARIKDPYQTVYDGTHLTLKRSLKTTRVIPYIQGFNMSVAKSGLSLSDYIKAQVKATYDSGAHGFVVWNAWNEYDATFQALKDYDREVKKGEN
- a CDS encoding enoyl-CoA hydratase/isomerase family protein; this translates as MGLIDQDTIDLGSGNKILTLSLNNPESRNSMTREMGLEFKKTIETLLDSPEKSKPRAVILTGKNGIFSAGGNFELLKSFSTKDFETNKKTMFEFYNLFLSVRRLDIPVICAANGHAIGAGLSLAFACDIRVFANEGKYQFNFVKLGIHPGMGSSYIVKELFGTHVANRLLFLAETLNGDDAFRTGLCNDSVPQKEVLGRATEIAIALSESAPLALSELKKNTYDREKLEAALKKEAESQARNFISADFKETIKAIEQKRKPEFKGL